A single region of the Chelonoidis abingdonii isolate Lonesome George chromosome 23, CheloAbing_2.0, whole genome shotgun sequence genome encodes:
- the TNFRSF9 gene encoding tumor necrosis factor receptor superfamily member 9 produces the protein MGRDHSPLVTAALLLLSLASADLTPALPQLCPPGKFLGCAECEKRLHEVCVACPRGTFSATVSARESCTRCRRCEGKFKYKRECSPTMDAECSCKDGHRCIGKDCSKCVENCGVGQEPLEEACQTCPSGTFNNQTNGPCRQWTKCLPDKVLVNGTNRSDVVCEQGSETVTPSPISIIVPIHVQGKDLQVVTVGIAVTVAVVVCMMFLLPLYVCFSICDKKKLPAMFKKMKVRPEQATQEEDACSCRFPEEEQGDCDDCSKSKLFRDSLVH, from the exons ATGGGACGCGACCACTCTCCTCTGGTGACGgcggcgctgctgctgctgagcctgGCTTCGGCGGACCTGACCCCCgcgctcccccagctctgcccgcCCG GGAAGTTCCTCGGCTGCGCGGAGTGTGAGAAGAGGCTGCACGAAGTTTGTGTCGCCTGCCCCAGGGGCACTTTCTCCGCCACTGTCAGTGCCCGGGAGAGCTGCACCAGGTGCCGCAGGTGTGAAG GAAAATTCAAATATAAAAGGGAGTGTTCTCCAACAATGGATGCAGAATGTTCATGTAAGGATGGGCATCGCTGTATTGGAAAAGACTGTTCTAAATGTGTAGAAAACTGTGGCGTAGGTCAGGAACCTCTTGAAGAAG CTTGCCAAACTTGTCCCAGTGGGACATTTAAcaatcagaccaatggtccctgcAGACAATGGACAAa ATGCCTTCCAGATAAGGTCCTGGTGAATGGGACTAATAGGAGTGATGTGGTTTGCGAACAAGGTTCAGAAACTGTGACTCCATCCCCCATTTCCATCATAGTCCCTATCCATGTACAAG GGAAGGATCTTCAGGTGGTCACCGTTGGGATCGCTGTTACTGTGGCCGTGGTGGTATGCATGATGTTTCTGCTGCCTTTGTATGTGTGCTTCAGCATCTGCGACAAAAAGAAACTACCTGCTATGTTCAAGAAAA TGAAGGTAAGGCCTGAGCAAGCGACTCAGGAGGAAGATGCCTGCAGCTGCCGCTTTCCAGAGGAAGAACAAGGAGACTGTGATGACTGTAGCAAATCCAAACTATTCAGGGATTCCTTGGTGCATTAG